Proteins encoded by one window of Ignavibacteriota bacterium:
- a CDS encoding metal-dependent transcriptional regulator: protein MKEKKARTQSIEDYLKTIYKLQAHEKPVSTTSIANELEFSGASVTGMLKRLSEMESKRKKGALLVDYNSYKGVTLTEEGEFEALSILRRHRLIEMFLKNHVGYALSKVHDEACAMEHAVSDEFVDKIDKLLGHPKYSPLGNPIPDKDGNLPEDNSLPLTVVELNKTYVIKKISDDNHEMIAYFEDQGYLPGLEIMLMSRAPFNGPIVIIHNDKESIIGHEIGKNIYVEAI from the coding sequence ATGAAAGAAAAAAAAGCACGTACCCAGTCTATAGAAGACTATTTAAAGACAATATATAAGTTACAGGCTCATGAAAAACCGGTTTCGACAACCAGCATAGCAAATGAGTTGGAGTTTTCCGGTGCATCTGTTACCGGAATGCTTAAAAGGTTGTCTGAAATGGAGTCCAAACGTAAAAAAGGCGCCTTGCTTGTAGATTATAATTCCTACAAAGGTGTTACTCTCACTGAAGAGGGTGAATTTGAAGCCCTATCTATATTAAGGAGACACAGACTTATCGAAATGTTCCTTAAAAATCACGTGGGTTATGCCTTATCAAAGGTGCATGACGAAGCTTGTGCAATGGAGCATGCTGTATCAGATGAATTTGTTGATAAAATTGACAAACTGCTCGGACATCCTAAATACAGCCCCTTAGGAAATCCAATACCTGATAAGGATGGTAATCTTCCAGAGGATAACTCGCTGCCTCTAACAGTAGTTGAGCTCAATAAAACGTATGTTATAAAGAAAATCTCGGATGATAATCATGAGATGATTGCTTATTTTGAAGATCAGGGATACCTTCCCGGATTAGAGATAATGCTTATGTCAAGAGCTCCGTTTAATGGTCCGATTGTAATTATACATAATGACAAAGAGTCAATCATCGGTCACGAAATCGGAAAAAATATTTACGTTGAAGCAATTTAA
- a CDS encoding peptide MFS transporter, whose amino-acid sequence MFKGQPKGLIPAALANMGERFGFYVMMAILVLFIQAKFGLDGTNAGYIYGAFYALIYILNLVGGFIADKTRNYKGTILVGLSIMTIGYFLLSIPTVASNTNLILACGALFVIAFGNGLFKGNLQALVGQMYDNNTYKEKRDEGFSIFYMFINVGAIFAPLFAIGVRNWWLERNGFQYNADLPALCHSFTNNTITGDAMAKLQELANQASGSVVTDIAAFVPNYLSVFSTGFHYAFATAIGALVISIIIFLVNKKNFPDPKAKGAAASSDNIAMDAAEVKQRLYALLAVFAVVIFFWFSFHQNGLTLTLFARDYTDLSSLKLNLGFMNIQGAELFQSINPFFVVFLTPVLLAFFGWLRSKGKEPSTPKKIAIGMFIAALAFVVMAIGSLDLPAFAEINPNVGGTPLDQAAKVTPLLLILTYFILTVAELFISPLGLSFVSKVAPPQYQGLMQGGWLGATALGNQLLFLGAVFYESIPISATWTIFVVACLISMLTMLVMLRWLERIAK is encoded by the coding sequence GCATTTTATGCATTAATATATATCCTCAATTTAGTTGGCGGTTTTATTGCTGATAAAACCAGGAATTATAAAGGCACAATTTTAGTTGGTCTGTCAATAATGACAATAGGTTATTTCTTACTTTCAATACCTACTGTCGCTTCTAATACGAATTTAATACTTGCCTGCGGTGCACTTTTTGTGATTGCATTTGGTAATGGTTTATTCAAAGGCAATCTTCAGGCACTTGTCGGACAAATGTATGATAATAATACATACAAAGAAAAACGCGACGAAGGCTTTTCGATTTTCTATATGTTTATCAATGTTGGTGCTATTTTCGCTCCATTATTTGCAATCGGTGTAAGAAACTGGTGGTTGGAAAGAAACGGTTTTCAGTATAATGCAGACCTTCCTGCTCTTTGCCACTCCTTTACAAATAATACTATCACCGGCGATGCAATGGCTAAACTTCAGGAACTTGCAAATCAGGCAAGCGGTAGTGTAGTAACTGATATCGCAGCATTCGTACCGAATTATCTTAGCGTATTTTCAACCGGATTCCATTATGCGTTTGCTACTGCTATTGGTGCCTTGGTTATATCAATAATTATATTCCTTGTCAATAAGAAAAACTTCCCCGATCCTAAAGCTAAAGGCGCAGCAGCTTCATCAGACAATATTGCTATGGATGCCGCTGAAGTTAAACAACGCCTCTATGCACTTCTTGCTGTGTTTGCAGTTGTCATATTTTTCTGGTTCTCATTCCATCAGAATGGTCTTACTCTTACTCTGTTTGCACGTGACTATACGGACCTGTCAAGTTTGAAGCTGAACCTGGGATTTATGAATATTCAGGGGGCTGAGTTATTCCAGTCAATCAATCCGTTCTTTGTAGTATTTCTCACTCCGGTTCTTCTTGCTTTCTTCGGATGGCTTAGAAGCAAAGGGAAAGAACCTTCAACTCCAAAGAAAATTGCTATCGGTATGTTTATCGCTGCTCTTGCATTTGTTGTAATGGCAATTGGTTCGTTGGATTTGCCTGCATTTGCCGAAATCAATCCTAATGTCGGTGGGACTCCTCTTGATCAGGCAGCTAAAGTGACTCCGCTTCTGCTAATTCTAACATATTTCATACTTACCGTGGCTGAATTATTCATCAGCCCGCTTGGGCTTTCATTTGTATCTAAAGTAGCACCACCTCAGTATCAGGGTTTGATGCAGGGCGGATGGCTCGGAGCAACTGCTCTTGGTAATCAGCTTTTATTCCTTGGTGCTGTTTTCTATGAAAGTATTCCTATATCTGCAACATGGACTATTTTTGTTGTAGCTTGTCTGATATCAATGTTAACAATGCTTGTTATGCTTAGATGGCTCGAAAGAATCGCTAAGTAA